CGGTTCCCACCATAATAATCTTCCTAGCATCATCGGAATCGGTATCTGtgtcttcttcttcctctggCTCTTCCACCTCCTCTAGGAGTGTATGAAGTGGGGTAACTGCAAAAGTTAACATTTTAACATATTATCATATGAAATGTTCCCGAATTGAAGCAACATACAGGTTTCTAAATCATCCTGCCGATTGGGCAAAGGACTTCTATCAAAAGATTCATCAGGATAGAGATCCATTAAATGGGAACGATGCTGTTTTTTGCCTTGTTCGacactcaaaattgcggggaCATCTTCAATATCAGGCTCCAGTTTGGGTTCCGTGTCTTCATTATGCAATTCCATCTGCTGTGGCTGCTCCTCTTGCtgatgtggttgttgttgttgctgctgctgttgcttttttgCTTTCCGTCGTCGCCCGGCTGAACTTTTGCTGGTGCTAGGCCTATTTCTTGAACTACTAGAACTGATTTCAGATTCTGCTGCCATGCCGCCATATTTGGCCAACAACTCCTCTATGGGCATTTCGCTTTCCTCCCTCAGCCTGGCAATCTCATCCTCAGGGTTGTTGTGTTCTTCCAAAGCTAAAGCTTCCTCCTCATTTAATGTGGCCTCGTCGTCAAAATCATTGACCATCATATCGATTGTGGGCTCGAATGTGGTGTCTGCCATGGATGATGTTGGTGACATTGGGGCCTGGACACTGGTGCTGGTATTATCCGAACTGGTTGCCGGGGATTTACGTCTCTCCCGCTTTGTGGGCGTGATGGTAAGTTCGCGAGTTCCCGCCATTGCCAATTCGCTGTTGGCCATTAAGCTGCTTGTGTCCAAATCCACTGACGCATCGCTAGCGCTCTGCAGTGAACTCTCAGCCAtcatttttatggtttttattCTAACTATTTACGTTTGTTTGACTTTTTTATATTGCCTTTTCTAATTGTCGCTTCTTGCCCGCACCTGACATAAGGCCTGGTCACACTAATCGAGCCACAGCCACAAGTATTGACATTAGAAATGAGCAACAATCGTCAACTAGCCAAAAGCTATGCCCGCTCATCTCTAAAAAGTTTAGCGGGAAGAATGAACTTATTTGGAAAATCTTTATTTGTAAACATTAATGAATTGGGAATGAAATTTGTATGCATGAAAATTAAtgataaataataataaaattaacaaattctTATGGTATTTTTGCCCATTACAACAATGGTGCCCTCATCCTGAACCTCTTTCAACGCATCTTCAAACTGCTCGCGAGTTATtaactaaaaaataaagttaaaattaattaatgaagaaaaataaatggtAAAGCAAGTTACTTACAATTTGCGAGCCCTCCTTGATCTctttgaacaatttttgatATGGTACTGTGGGTACTTTGCCCTTTTTCTTAAGGTTCTCTTTAATTGCTGCCACCAGATCTGCGCGTTTCTTGCGGGCGGCTGTGGACAAGCCTGTAGTGAGGATGCCCACATCAATTTTACCAGACAACGGATCTGTGGCCGATTGCTTAAGGGCCTCACGATGAAGGCGCCAGGCCTCTTCTACATCCTCTAGCTCTACTGTGCCGCTCAGTCGTACTTTAGCATGGGCCTCAGATAAACGAATCAAACTCTCCAATTGCCGAGGATAGGCAGAGATCTGACCGCGACCGGCACCAACTTTGCGCATATCAACATAGGCCTGAATCAGACGTTGTTGGGCTTCATCAGAAAGAGTGGGAGATAAATGCTCACGGGCATAGGCAATGTAATCTCTTAGAACACTCATATCCTGCAAAAcgaattcaaaaaaatataaaaattaggATAGGAAAGccttaaaattgttttttcttcttctacttaCAAACATGGTGTCCTCCTCTTCGTGGCGTGTAACATAATAGAGAGATACCAGATGACTGGCCAAACGCTTATCGAAGATTTCATCCTGTGGATCTAACACCAGAAATATCAAATCAAAGCGGGAAAGAAGGGTGTGCGGCAATTGCACATTATCGATGATATTTTTGCGCTTATTCCACTGCGATTCGGCTGGATTGGCAGCAGCTAGAATGGATGTCCTGGCATTCAGTTGGCAAATGATGCCCGCCTTGGCAATACTCAATGTTTGTTGCTCCATAACCTCGTGCAGGACACTCCGAGTGGAATCGTTCATTTTGTCGAACTCATCAATGCAGCAAACACCATTATCGGCCAAGACGAGAGCACCCCTAAAATGTACGAATTGTAAAATGATGGTTGATGATCTTTGATTTGTATTTAGGATTATCTTACGTTTGCAACACCAATTGTCGTGTCTCCGGATCCTTGGTGACGTAAGCTGTCAAACCCACTGCGGATGATCCTCGACCAGAGGTATATTGAGAACGGGGTACCAAATTGTAGACATATTGAAGCATCTGGGATTTAGATGTTCCGGGATCACCGCAAAGCAATAAATGAATCTCAGATCTAAAATTCTGTCGACCCAAAGTCGAATGTTTTTTCTTGGTGCCACCGAAAAGCTGTAGAAGGATGCCCTTTTTTATGTCATCATTCTCATAAATCGATGGAGCAATAGCTCGGGCAAGGCGATCATAGATATCGGGCTTCTTTGACAGCAACTGCAGCAGTTCAATGCGTTCCGGAGGGAATATGTGGTCTTTGCTGTTAGGTTATGTGCAAGAGTAGAGATTATTTAGGGATTAGGAATAAAGAATGCCGAGACTTACCCTTCTTCCTCCTCATAGAGTCGCTTGTTGTCAACTTTCCGGAAATGCACCACATCCACATGAGTTTTATAGACACTCTTTACATTCAATCCTTTGCCTTTCAAGGGCGTAGCTCGATAGATACCCGTGACAGTGACTCGATCACCTGGCTGTACTTTATCTACCAAATCGTTGTGGGCATAGAGCATGACATTGTGTGGTGTTTGTCCGGCAGCCATGTCATCCGGGGATTCTTGCAGTTTGACGAGCTGTTTATCCGTAAATTCAGAACGATTGTGTATGAGACGGAAACAGTGATTGGTGTTGCAATTTGAGCACAATGTGGGCTGAGAAATGCGACCGCGATCAACCTCGACGGTGGTGCAGAAGGAGCAGATGTTGCAGGAAAAGAAGGCCTCACGCATCTCAGGGATGACATTTGAGGAACGTATGACCATGCCGCTAATACTGATCAATTGATCCATATCTTCAGGATTCAATGAACGCATATTACGCGTCTTGTCCGCATTGAAGGGACGCACTTGGATCTGATGCTCCAGCAAGGCGGCCGGATAACGTTCAAAGAACATCTCATTGATGGCCATATCAAAGCCTGGAATCACTTCCTGTGGATAGCATATCAGCTGACGGTACAAGTCCTGGTCAAAGGTCTTCAAATGTGCGCAATTGAGATTCAAATAGGGCTCCTCCAGAGTGTGAATCTCTTCAAGCTTCTGGAGATACAGTGGCTGATTGACATCAATGTTCTCAGAAATCTCGTCTTGCTCGGCACTTGGATCAATGAATCGCATAATGAATGACTTAAACTTGGATTTACACTGGCTAACAACCACATTCGTGCCCCACACAACCAACTGGGGACCAGTTGATGCCTCCGAAACAGGATCGGTAGTTTCCGAACCGCCCTTCTCGGGTATGGGATCCAGCTAGATCGAGATAAACCATTAGCAATTAAGATcataatttttcaatattacttaCCCCGGAAGCACCTCCAATAGCCACTTGGCGTATGCGCTTGTCTGTCCTGATATCTGGACGTGAACGCAAAGGCGTTCCACGTATACCTGAACGCGGTGTTCGTATAGAACCCATGGAACTTGGCGTACCATAATTGAGCGGTGAACTCAAATCAATTTCACTCATATTGGCGCCCAAACCACGAGCCGGACTTGTAGCGGGCAAACTTATATTGCCCGGTGAAGTAGGCGGCAAGCTGATATTGTCCGATGGTCTGGCTCCCACACGACCGGGACCCATTCGCATTGGCGTCTCCGCCTCTTGCGGAGCAATTGATCGCGTCGGAGTGGCACCTCCATCTTGGCCCGCACCCTGTTTTGTGTTGGCAGTTCCCTCACTAGGCGATCGAATGGGACTTGACATTTCGATTTACttatgtttaatttttgtttccgCTACGAATATTCCCCTTTTTTCAATACACAACTAAATGAGATGCCTCGCTGGATTCCCTGCAAGACAAAAGCGCGGGAAAATCTGACAAATGCTCTCAACAGTGTTGGCAAATATCACAAGGTACGTTCATAGTGTGACAGCATTCTTAAGACCAGTGTTGCAAAACATCCGCAAGGCGAATATGCAATTTGCCGCCAaggattttatttaaattatagcCAAGTAACAAATATCCTGAATTGGTAAGATGCATATAATCCAAATGACCAACCGCCAACACACCTTAAGATCATTTTATAAGTGATTATAATTTAAGAACCAAGAAGTTGGTCAGAACTGTAGGCCCTTGGCAACCCTACAAAAAGACAGCCAAAGTCAGTagtgagagggagagaggcaggccataataaataaaagttcTTTCATTTTAGCACTTAGCAAAAACGAAATAAGCACCAATGTAAtgtagattttattttatccaaaaaattgcaatatttaattttattttatacttttcggcaacaaaaccaaaattaaagttaaaacaATGTACACCAAGTGAAacattaccaaaaaaaaaaaagagcaaagtGTTTGGCGAATCACAAGGAAAACAAAACCTTCGAAAAGGAAGAGGAAGGAAGCCCAACATAACGGGTTTTTTTGTGTAGAGATCGTCAGAGATAGTGGGAGAGAGTTGGAGGAGTAGTGTAAAGTggaccatcatcatcatcatgtcTAGCGAGGAGATATTATATGCTAAGGTATTTGGCccttataataattattattatcggATGCCATACAAGTGCATTGTTGGCAAGAAGAGTCAGTCAGATGTTGTTTGCTTGGTTGGTGGGAGAATGGAGGGCGCCCGCCAATAGTGTTAAAAGCGGGTCTCATTCTCTCAGcgtttatgtgtttgtctgtgtgtgtgtatgtgtgcgtgcgtgtttGACAGGTTGCCAAGACAGAAGATAGCAAAGCTATTTGGTTCCTTTACGTCATCGATGAATTATTAATGCACTCACACTTGCAACTgataaaacaatttatcaatattttgtaattttaattaatttattcacGCATTGAGTAGATAAACAAAATCTTTTTTGCTTTGAATCTAATTAAAAGAATCTCAAGTCATTAATTAAAATCCATACAAAGCCATGGTCTATCTTCTGTCTTTGTGTTGTGACCCtgtttttgatttaatggGGCAATTATTGATGTCACCTGCATATGCCATTTTTGGCAGTGAGTCATTCGGTCCCAGCAGTGTCTTATCACATGAAGCGTTGTTCTGATAAGCACCCCAACTGTATGGGGATGACTAAGATTTGAATTTTACTGTAATataattttcttctttctccATAGGGCGCCAAAATCTGGGTACCACATGCAGAACAAGTATGGGAGAGTGCCACTTTAGAGGAGAGTTATAGAAAGGGAGCCGGGTTTCTTAAAATATGTACCGAATCCGGCAGCCTGCAGGAGGTGAAACTAAAAGCAGATGGCAGCAATTTGCCTCCCCTCAGAAATCCACAAATTCTGGTGGGTCAAAATGATCTCACCAATCTTTCATACCTCCATGAGCCGGGGGTCCTGTATAATCTGCGTGTGCGGTTCTGTGAGCGTCAGATTATCTATACCTATTGCGGCATTGTTCTGGTGGCCATCAATCCATATGCCGAGATGCCATTGTATGGGCCGAGTATTATCCGGGCCTATCGCGGTCATGCCATGGGCGAATTGGAGCCACACATTTTTGCCCTTGCTGAGGAGGCGTACACTAAACTAGAGCGTGAGAATTGTAACCTGAGCATCATTGTTAGCGGCGAATCAGGAGCAGGCAAAACCGTGTCCGCCAAATATGCTATGCGATATTTTGCCGCTGTCGGAGGTTCCGAATCGGAAACGCAAGTGGAGCGCAAGGTGCTGGCATCTTCGCCCATTATGGAGGCTTTTGGCAATGCCAAGACAACACGTAATGACAACAGTTCACGTTTTGGCAAATTCACGAAACTTCTTTTTCGCAATCATATGGGCGTTATGTACCTTCAGGGAGCTACCATGCACACATATCTTCTGGAGAAGAGTCGCGTGGTCTATCAGGCGCAGGGTGAACGCAATTATCATATTTTCTATCAGTTATGTGCAGCCAGAGCCAAGTATCCCGAACTGGTGCTGGGTAAGATTCATTCAAGAGGATTcatttgcaattttatatcgTTTTCTATTTGTGCAGATCATCAGGATAAGTTTCGTTTCTTGAATATGGGTGGTGCTCCGGATATTGAACGCATCTCGGATGCTGATCAATTCAATGAGACAGTACAGGCCATGAGTGTTTTAGGTTTCTCCATTTCCCAAATCGCTGACATTGTGAAAATACTTGCCGGCATTCTGCATCTGGGTAACATTAAGGTCTCCAACAAATATACTGAAGGCAGCGAAGAAATTGACACTGAATCCTGTGAGATTTTTGTAAGAAATGAAAAGAGTTCAAGTCTATTTGTTTTGGTATTAAATTCTTTGTCTCTATTTCTTTCGCTCTAGCAAAACGATTTGAACTTACAAATTACAGGAGATTTGTTAAAAGTCAATTCGGATGATCTGCGTCGCTGGCTTTTGATGCGTAAGATAGAGTCGGTCAATGAATATGTGCTGATACCGAACAATATTGAGGCTGCCGAAGCGGCACGTGATGCTTTGGCCAAGCATCTCTATGCCAAGCTCTTTCAATATATTGTGGGAGTTCTGAACAAGAGTCTCAATAACGGTAGCAAACAGTGCAGCTTCATTGGTGTGCTCGATATCTACGGCTTCGAAACATTCGAGGTGAACTCGTTTGAACAGTTTTGCATAAACTATGCAAACGAGAAACTCCAGCAGCAGTTCAATCAGCATGTCTTTAAGCTGGAGCAAGAAGAATACCTTAAGGAGGGCATAACCTGGACCATGATAGATTACTATGATAATCAACCCTGCATAGATCTAATTGAATTGCGACTG
The nucleotide sequence above comes from Drosophila willistoni isolate 14030-0811.24 chromosome 2L unlocalized genomic scaffold, UCI_dwil_1.1 Seg72.1, whole genome shotgun sequence. Encoded proteins:
- the LOC6637900 gene encoding DNA replication licensing factor MCM4 produces the protein MSSPIRSPSEGTANTKQGAGQDGGATPTRSIAPQEAETPMRMGPGRVGARPSDNISLPPTSPGNISLPATSPARGLGANMSEIDLSSPLNYGTPSSMGSIRTPRSGIRGTPLRSRPDIRTDKRIRQVAIGGASGLDPIPEKGGSETTDPVSEASTGPQLVVWGTNVVVSQCKSKFKSFIMRFIDPSAEQDEISENIDVNQPLYLQKLEEIHTLEEPYLNLNCAHLKTFDQDLYRQLICYPQEVIPGFDMAINEMFFERYPAALLEHQIQVRPFNADKTRNMRSLNPEDMDQLISISGMVIRSSNVIPEMREAFFSCNICSFCTTVEVDRGRISQPTLCSNCNTNHCFRLIHNRSEFTDKQLVKLQESPDDMAAGQTPHNVMLYAHNDLVDKVQPGDRVTVTGIYRATPLKGKGLNVKSVYKTHVDVVHFRKVDNKRLYEEEEGKDHIFPPERIELLQLLSKKPDIYDRLARAIAPSIYENDDIKKGILLQLFGGTKKKHSTLGRQNFRSEIHLLLCGDPGTSKSQMLQYVYNLVPRSQYTSGRGSSAVGLTAYVTKDPETRQLVLQTGALVLADNGVCCIDEFDKMNDSTRSVLHEVMEQQTLSIAKAGIICQLNARTSILAAANPAESQWNKRKNIIDNVQLPHTLLSRFDLIFLVLDPQDEIFDKRLASHLVSLYYVTRHEEEDTMFDMSVLRDYIAYAREHLSPTLSDEAQQRLIQAYVDMRKVGAGRGQISAYPRQLESLIRLSEAHAKVRLSGTVELEDVEEAWRLHREALKQSATDPLSGKIDVGILTTGLSTAARKKRADLVAAIKENLKKKGKVPTVPYQKLFKEIKEGSQILITREQFEDALKEVQDEGTIVVMGKNTIRIC